The Ziziphus jujuba cultivar Dongzao chromosome 5, ASM3175591v1 genome segment aattaatttggccATTTTTCATTGCGTGCATGTATCTCAATCTTCGTTTTGAATGCTGACTTTTTTTTAGATTTGCGTATCTTTCTGTGCAATTGGTTCACAGAGAGTGGTGGACCCTCCTTTAATGATTCATTGTCTTAGAAGTCATGACAATTTtgatgtttttggttttatatccactatcaatttttttattaaaaaataaaataaaataaaagagagtgGAAAATATGTAATCTTGAACTTCATTAGatgctttttttgtttaaaaaaaaaaaaattaaaatagaaaccaacactttgatatttttgattttatatgacTGAAACTTCACCCGTGAGTATGTGACTATCTTTCACAGATTTTTTCAGTCACAAGAGACATTGACTAAAAAATTTacctagaaaaataaattaacagagAGAAGAAAGCAAcgtttggaaatttttttaaaaaagaatatataaatataacgcTTCTGTTAATAGTCTTATATAAAGCCAAAACAAATTATGATTTGTCACGGGAAGTAGCTAATGCTGTTAATTTCTTGCAAGTTGCAATATATATgagtcagaaaaaaaaaaaaattcatagtttTCTTTTTGGACATTACTCGCCTCAACAGaaaacaagtatatatataatgactACAAGTTAagaatttctataaatatattatatatatgtatatatatatatatatagttgaagCACTCTAAAAACTACTAATTAATGTCCAGTAGGAAACAAAGGAGGGCTAgaattaataattaagaaaatcataataatttGTTGCAGAAGCAAAGTTTCTTTCTCACAAACTTTCCGACAATATTGAAAAACACTCCACTGACTATTACAATAATTGGGTGCTTGAATTATTAcccaaattccaaattttcatcacaaatttaaacatttttagtCTATACTTAaacttaataaaacaaaatgaaatagaaaattaacaaaaagaaacataaatttttttcgaATTTCTATATTtgcttttgaaaatatatatatatatatatatatatgaactactaaaataaaaaggcaataattatatttttaaaagtgctTGTgagaagtttatatatatatatatatatatatcatatctaGATTTGGTAGTTTTTATACGGGAGATAGATTTCTTGCTACctacaaaataaacaaacacaTGTAGGATGTACACATGGGAACCAATAtgcttaaataaataataaagtcgTAAAACATATTAGTTTATTGCGTATGCTTGAAAATTCATGTCTTTTTGTAGGACCCACCCATTGGAAACTTCTTTAATCCAATTCTcttatataattattaccatACTTCATTAAATTCAATACATCATTTCTGTGTTAGATACTATATGTGGAGTCCTTTTGCGtactcttttaaaattattactttcagtGGTGGCGGGAGGCCGTCCGCTAAAGGCGGCAGCCTTCCTCTATTAATTGTGTGGCCATGGCTACACATGATAATCAAGCATGAGATATTTGATTGATTATTAGcgattaaaaaatgattaattttcatttgtaattttcacaaaactGTCTCTCGtagcaaactatatatatgtctttTAAAAAGAACTTAACAATTCAGAAATTGCAAGATTCATTAATAGCTCAAAATTAATAGTTCTAACACCATAAGCAATATCAATCAGGTACAATTATATATCtgtttatatatacacaagCAATCATAAATACATAGATGTATATAAATAGATATGGTCATAAATGGAGATTGAATCGAAGAGCGAGAGAGGGGTTATATAACCTTTGGTGGCGGGAGTGCAGATGGTTGCTGGAAGTAGAGAGCTGAGTTGAAGAGTATGATGAGTTTGATGAGTTTTGTGGCTCTTCGCCGCAGTGGTGGCTTTTCCATCCAAAGACCAAGCAAGACATAGAGATAAGAGGAAATAGGTaaggaagaaggaagaggaAATGAGAGCGGCCATGTATGATTAAttagcctctctctctctatctcaaATATTATGTTACTCTTGTGGGTCTGCAAACCATGTATAGTGTTAGTTTATATAAGCTATAATTAGAGATAGACTTCCAATTCTTATACGTCACCTCCACTATCAATGACAACCACCTTTTTCTCCTCCCATTTGCCTTCCGCTTCAATATTATTCTTTcgatgtataaaaatatatataatcatctcGTTGGAATTGGCCAATCCATGTCAGACACGTGGCCACTAAGCTTACGGTAAGTAGCCTCAGAGCCACACTTCCCCTACCAATTTACACAAGACACATAATTACTTTCCTCATCCCCCACTTAAATTCCCTACCAATAAGGGTAACTTTATtactatatttttcttttaactttcgAAAGTTTCAGTACTTTtgattgttaatttttaagtttaaaacttaAGTTATATGCATGGGATTATTTATAAAATcctgatctttttttttttttttttttaatcatgaatttgggaaatatatatatatatatatatatatatatgtgtgtgtgtgtgtgtgtgtgtgtgtgtgtgtgtgtattcttATCTAAGTGATTTAGAcgtcattcaaaaaaaaaaaaatcaaatatataataagaactttactattaaaaaaaaaaaaaacgaacaCTAATCATTTTCAGGATAGATGCATTTGTATATGATAAGGGGAATAAGTTAAAACATAATTGTCAAGTCGAAATCATGCCCATGTGTCCCAAAAAAACATGGTAAGGTAGCTGTTAACTTTATGTTTtcttattcacccaaaaaacaaaaaaaaaaaaaaaagcgcgcacacacacacacacacttcgTGCTTTGCTTGTGTAAGAATCCATCTGATTGAGTGATCTctgaaaattgaacaaaaacgATGGAAAACATCTAATTATAAGTTCACATCCGCATTTGACCTCCCAATAACTCGATGCCTATCACTTTATTTTCAGTGGAGGCATGCTGGGACACaggagatatatattttttttatctgatcAGTGGTCTCCCACTGGTTTTTATCCCCACCATTCCTACTATATCCGTACTCACACGTAATTGTTCATCACTACTTTTTACTATAATTTCTTCATTTGTAGCCACCACTACAAATGTACACGGCCGccattaaatggaaaaaaaagaagttcaaaCCTTCAAAAATAAGACAGAAATGGGAAATAATATTCGTCAACCACAATATTCAACCAAAACATAATCGATAAAATGGGgaaatcttattattattttttatttttttgaaaccttagtgttttgaatttttatatatatgtgctttTTTGTCGCaaagtatatatacaatatttaaatggtaattgaaactaattataatttctataaatacaaactaaattgtgaaaaaaaaaaaaggtataatttgtaattttctttttgtaattcACACTTGTATCCAGTTTGCAAAAAAGTGCATGAGAGCGCTTTTTTAACCGATTTGATCGACTTTGtatctctcttcccattccttAGTGCATATAGCTGGTCCCACTAGGCCATCAATATGATTCTTTTTATTGActgataaattattataaatctaCAATAATTAGAACAAGTTGataagggggggaaaaaaaaaaaactgatagaTAAGTATGTAGAGATTATCGCTTTCATGAAAGACTTCATGTAAccattacaaaaaattaatgaatccCCCTAGAAGTGATGTGGCCGCCAATCACCATTTGCATCCTACAAAATAATAGAGTACATTAACATCACCCCACTCTCTTAATTATTGGAAAGGTAATGTAGGATTAATTAGGCACCACAATAAACATATCTTACCAAACCATACAACTTAATGAGAATCCCAACACCAcctaaataaatttttcaaacaaaagacaaataaacaaattgtaAATAGTGAATCCAAGCAGAGCCCATAAATCCTACTACTAGTAGTggtaaatttgattaatattaGCGTGGGAGTTAATTTCATGAAACTGAAGTTGAAAAACATCATTTTCCTGGCTGtctgaacaaataaataaaagcaaatgtAAATGCAAACAGATGGACGGCCAGCAAGCTAAAACCCAACAGGAGCTAAGTGGTGGGCTTGGTGGGCCTTATAAGCTGAATgttgtttataatatatattttctttcatattatCAACTGGAATCTTGTAgttataaaaaagagaaaaaaaataaaaaatcaattggaATCTTGTTTAAATGTGGGGTATCCTGAATTTCTGGTTAGTATGAAATAGCTGGATTTCTTTACCATCTCTTGGGTGTGATAGCCGAGAGAGATGATACGATTGGAATCTTGTTTGGGTGTAGGCTAGACTAACTTCTTGATGTAGAGTGGGTGGTGGAAGAAAGCTGGAATCTACATATACCTCACCAAATAATTGAAATTGGGAaaggagaaaagaaagagattttGATAGAaggttttcatatatatatatatatatatatatcatatattatgcCTTTTTACTTTTCCCACTGAGATTGGGTGGGAATTAATATTACtaagaagaaaaaccaaaagGTCGAGGTGGGTGCAAGTTCAAATCATCTGTAGCTGTCTCTAAGCGTATACTCAATGACAACCGATCATCTCAATATGCTTTAAATGGCATTAATTGGTAATAGCAAAAAACtatgattaatattaattaatgtcaTGTCCCAAATGATCGAGGAATGATCAATAATTAGTGGGCGATTTGAGTTGGCTAGCTATTGAAACGGTCGCGCGATTTTTCCATGTACCTAACGTACTCGAACTTCATTTGATGAAACCTTTCTTTCTGACGCACAACTAATATGGTTTGGAACTCAAAATGGATCAAAATTTATAACCACAAACcttattttaaaccaaaaacagaaattaaaaaataaaaaaaaaattcatgctcTTCCTTAACGGCCACCCCCCCAACccacccaaaaataataataataataataataaaaaaataaaatatcataaagatGACAAAAATATTCCTGTCATGGCAGCCTGCACTTGTTGGTTTTCTTAGTGCGCTTGCCATATTAAATATCTTGAgagataattaattattatatttctattaaaacttttttattttattagatgtCAAATTGATATTTCGTCTCGggccataaataaatattttttaaaaaattaaattattcatatatatatttgacaggTGCAACAATACTATAGAAAagtttcttattgaaaaaaaaaaacaaaaacaaaaaaaaaaactaaattaggttTCTTTTCGTTgtttgatttgaaaaaaaaaaaaaaaaaagattctttcATTGTTAAAGGCTGTATATAGAATGGGAGTGATAGGTTCTGGCCCATAGGGACTTGTAAAGTAACCACGTAATTTAGGATCCTTTAAACTTTGGATAAATAACACAAAGTTTAAAGTATTCTTTGATAACACAAGTTTAAAgtttgcacatatatatatatcatccaaCTTTTGCTTATTTCGGtgctcctaaaaaaaaaaaaataaaaaaaataaaaaaactttttcttatttctaaatttcaattttgttacAAAAACTGAGAACTTGGTTTAAAGAAGGGTAAATTTCTCATTTGGGACTTTGTTTGGCAAATGTTTTGCACGATTTCATTGCCCGAAGGGTATATACTGTAACCAAATCAAAATTCAAGAGGCAtctgaaaaaactaaaaaaccaaTGCTATatgtgcaaaaaaaaaattttaatcacaCGTCACCTTTATGTAATTTAcccttaaaattttatttggtagCGACTACTACGAACAAGGTGCAAATAACTAAAAGTATTCCaactttatttatctatttagcATCGATCAATATTATTTGGGTCATATCAGACCtcaataaaaagatatttacaaaaaataaaaataaaaaaatcaataaaaagatTCGTCCACTAGGGCTAGGGGTCAAATAATTTGACTAGTGGGCCTGGTGTCTAGATAATGGATGATCTTCGTATAGACTAATAAAACTGTATACACTTCTAACTTCTGgcttattttctagacaaaatctTCACTTGAATATAAAACTTCCACTTTATCATGTCTATTACACGACCTGTTAATGGttaatttactttatttagGGAAATGGTAAAATAActctcatttttcatttgctacCTTTTTATGCTATGGTTAGacatttttacatataaaattttaatgtatgattttcaaagaaacaaatataGTACTTTATGGCCAATAACGACCAAAGcttttaactttgatttgaagtCCTATCCTAGTGTCCCacagcaaaaataataaatagactaATAGttgagtatttttatttgtatttatgaaaatatgtatTCAAGTtatgtgaataaaaaaatttattcgtAGTTTGTAAAATAGAtagtttgttaaaaaataataataataataaaactttactaAAACCTccactacaattttttttttatttttctctccatTACAATTATTCTCGATTTTTCTCGGCAAATTTTAAGTTTGGGCATCCAATTCCTTCGAGCACCAATGTCAATCTTTTACATTTGAATCCAACACATAGCTTAACATTGTTTATCCTAGTCATATTAGATCTTGGATAGATAATATGAATagtattaattagtaattacaCTCTATAACAAATTggcatatattatttaatttcctcATGTGTGACAAGaaatattgaaaacaaaaaacaacaattaTTCAGGCattaaaaaagaaggaagaaaaaaaaaaaccactcatttatttcatttacaagccaacaacaataataacaaacttACAAGCCCCACTGATGCACATTATATATCCAATtgattcataaattatatataacaaagcCATTCCATTTTAACATAAACGTAAATAATCAATCAGCCACAAGCTAGCACCTCCAACCTTGTCTTTTTATTgccacacatatttatataaaccaTATCCGTATTCTTTTTTCaccatattattaattagttagCAAGCAGCAGAGCGAAATCCAAGTCTCCCTCCACCAACATCATACACCACCTCCAACCTTCTCTGCTGGACATTCCCCAAGATCGTGATGTCACTATCGTCGCTGTTCCCAGCAAACGCCAAACAAACCTGAGAATCACTCAGGGCATAAAATACACCGTTGGAATCCAATTCCACCGCATTTCCACCACCGAACAACAAGCTTATTTGCGGAATCTTCACGTTGTCATTTCCACTGAAGTCATAGCAAGTATCCAATAAAGATTCCGCGGGTGTTGTCAACGTATAATCTTCCATCTGTTGCCGAAACTCGGACCGGAAGGCACTGTATGCCGTCGCCGGTAAACGAGTTATGACGGTTCCAGAATCAATGATCGCGCCGGAGGATGAGAACACCGATGCTGGAATGGATACTCTACGTCCATTGATGCTTATTCCTTCCAATGGCAGGCCGTAAAAGGAATAGCTCCGGGAAACTGTGGATAGCGGTATGTAGTTCACATCGCCGGAAACCTCGTTGTCTTTGCCAAAAGATAAGAATCCGGTGGAGCTGGAAGTGGGAGGTAGACAGTAGGAGAAGATGCGGTTGTATTTCTGAGCGGTCTGCTCCACGAATGAGAGTGTGCTTCTGCCCAAGCCCAACAACCCGGCAGCACCCACGAAAAGACCTTGGTTGTTATGGCCACATCCGAAGAGAAAATTGTCGAACACATCGGATTGCTGTATTGTGATCCTTTCTTTGCTAAAGTATCCGACGGTGTACGAACCATCACCATATCGTACGCCATAGATGCACGGAGATGTAGGAGTAGAACAACCTTGAGTTCTACCTGATCATGGaatcattaatatataattaattatgctaAACATAATGGTCATCAGCGGAATGGAATCTATCCTGACGTAGCAGTAATTATATGCCAAAATGAATCTTAATGGTAGTTTATTAAACTACCATGTCAGCATGTTGGTTTACTAGTGATGATGATCAATGATgataaatacctttttttttttctttttttttttttggataataatgttattttggCGTAGGTACCTTTGGATAAAGCTAACTGCAAGCATTGTTGGGAGCGACATGAAAAGCTGGTGTAAGAGGTTGACTTGGAAGGGTCAAACAGTGGTTCGTGTTGTTTATAGCACTTGCTTGCATTGCAGGGTTGACATTGAGTCCAAGTGATATCACTGCCAGTGTCAAATATGAGAGATAAGTCTCTTTTGGGTGTGCCAAGCCCCACCGTCACTATATAGTTGCCGGAGCCAATAGTCTCGCCGGACTTGGCCGGAATGGTTGTGGCGTCAGTTTCTATGGGTTTCTTGGAAAGACGGGACTGAATTGAATTAACGCGGTCTTGATCTTGCTCCAGAATTTCAGCCGGAGTTGGTGCTCTAGTGGTTTCGTCTTTGTAGAGTTGAGAGCATGGACCGTGCTTCTCCACTACTTTCAGTACTGATCTCTTGTTGTTCTTCACTGATGAATCAATAATTGGTTATTAAATTgacagaaaatttaaaaaataataggatttaatattcaattaaaaGTGTAATTTATAACTTACTATTTTGGTGGATACTCATGTAATCGATTctcttgaccaaaaaaaaaaaaaaaaagagtgtaaAAGCCTTGTTGGcttatttttaaataaggttCTCAATTATTTTAGTGTCCtaccaaaatttatttttggcagAGTATGACTTTTTTTGGGTAAGAGGTGATTGCGATGAAGCGCAAAAAGCTTCCCACAGGAGGATTACAGAGCAGAAACAACAACGCCAACCATATAAGCTGATATTTAAGTCATCAAACAAGGAgtctaaattaacaaaattaaaacagaAAGCAGAAGTTAAGCTAAGGGACTTCTTTCACGAAAGATCAACAAGACAATCTTAGAAGTCCAGATTGCTTGGGAAAGGTTAGCCTTATTCGAAGGATGTGTTCTCCCAAAGTCCAGCAACCAGGGGAAGGAAGaaacaggggaaaaaaacaGGGGAGACTAAGCGGAGGGTAGTAGTCAATATTATTGATACCAtagaataggaaaaaaaaaaaaaagaagaagaagaagaaaagggtgTTTAATTAGCTTTTTATTCCAAGCTTCACTAAATTAATGACAATGAgtggttttaattttatatcgTGTTTTCTTCATGTTTTGCAGCCAATAGAAGTAATTTTAGGCGATTATGGTCCAAATATTCCTAaccaattcatatatatatatatatatatatatatagcttggtGGAAAATTCGTATTGATCATGGTTAGCAAGTTATACTAAATTACAAGGTCTAACCTTTCTTTCGAATGGTTAACACCcttgttttgtttattattattattttttaaaaatgtattttgataCTGCCGTGACTTCGTGACTATCttcttagaaattttttttcttccggAAAGTTTTAACCAggtaatagaaaagaaaaaaaaaaaaatcaaaagaagaaaagaaaacgtTAAccacattaaaatatatatcttatatCGACctcataaataaaacaataaacgttaaccacaataacaataaaatatatatgttagatCGACCTCATAAATAAAACAGTAAAGAGAAGAAagctaaaagaaaagaatttgtCTTTTACGTACTTCCCTTTGGAGGACCAATCAATAAAAGCCAAAACCGTTGCTTGTCACCGGATGTAATGTTTTTGTCTTGCAAGTTGCGACGGGAGATGTTGTTTTAGAAGGAAGAAGTGGTATCACAATACCACCATTTGTATTGATAAATTCATTACTAATATAACatagatatatttattaaagCAATTAGTTTATGAAATCCTTATTTATTACTACATGAGTAAGACTAGAATTTCTAAACTATTaatctagtatatatatatatatatatgcattccaGAGTAAACAATGGGTCTCGAATGGTGCCAGTCTATAAATTCTAGTTTTCCATATAACGAAACCATGCTTGCTTGGCGATGACTTACTAACAGCAGTTCAACTAATTGAGCTTTACGGGGTGATTATAATAATCAGCTTCAAAGTTTATTAGTATTCTTTGATATATATTCACATTTGTAAATTCGACAAAAACAGTTTAAAGTTACTtaagaaaattatgtttacttcaaaaaaataaaaacaaaattatggctatcaaataaattaaagatacgacccaaattataaaattcaatgaaacaGTTTTTCAACAACGAATTAAATACTTCTTCAGAAGTTGAGAGAGATCATTTTTATACCACAAAGTAAACATTCAGCAAAAAGATTCAGGTATAAAGAATAACCACCCCAGCGTCCTGCTACTATATACTGTGCGAAGATAAACAAGCaccatataatacatatatatttacagaGACACATATAAGAAGGGCTAGAAATTAAGTAAGGTGGTTAACATTAACCTTTAGTGGAGGGACTGCAGATAGTTACGGGCAGTAGAGAGGAGAGGTTAAGACCATGACGTGTTTGATGGTGGCTCCCGGAGGTCGCCTTCCCATCAAACCCAAAATTCTTCTCCAAACAGAAAACATTATTAATTAGGAAGAGAGATAACAAGAAAGCGAATAGGAGGTAGCTGGGGAAAGAGGAGGCCATGAATTATTGACAATATTTCTCTCGATAATTTATGCAGCTTTTCCACTCCCAATCATGCTCGTCTTATATAAGGCGATGTCACCATACTATTTGTCTCAAATTGACGTCATCACTCTACcaagaatttttattattattattattatttaaaatcatattgAGACAAAAGCATTTCTATAGTTATTAGTTTTTAGCTTGTCATCATATATTTACTTGGCCTTTTATTTGAGAAGatataatttgtaaaaaagTGAACAAATTTGATGTCTGTATATCATGCAATGTGAACGGAAAGAAAAATGGCGTATGGATTTTATCAAAACTTGCAAGCCGTTTGCGAGAAGGTTTCCCATCTAGCTATCACTTCAGTCACTGTTATGGTTTGCTTGGTGTCCGttcggtatatatatattttttctttttgatccaGATGCTCTTTTTTAAAGAGTGAAAGTGTGtgacaacaattaaaaaacacCAATTgacaaaaaaccaagaaaaaaaaagaggtttttTAAGTTGtcctaaagaagaaaaaaattaagcttgttaaaataaaaataaaaaagcttctCTTCTAGTtttgtaccccaaaaaaaaaaaaatttaaatccatTTAATGCCGTATTGTTTATTAACAATCAAACATccattaacttatcaataaattatgttatttaaaaaaatttattataaaaaaactctacaagcaaaagtttattttcaccaattaacttatattttttcaaaaatattttctaaaaggcattattctttattaattttgattgaaaGCTCTTTTAAATACCTAAGCACCTTCAGCAAGTTAACCAAACATTCTGTGCTTGTGACTTCTCAAAAGATACACATGGTTGCGtgaatcttatttatttattatttattttttcagacaTAATTGTGCGATTCTTGTTGTAAAGGGAATAAACAGCGGCCCCAAATGAATCTTCGGATTTCTCCATTCAGACTacttttttagtttctttttgtttctcaaTGGTATTCAAACTTAATATGACAATTCAATGTCAGTGTAGTACAATCCAATCATGCAAGTTCTTTTACATTCGTCCAGCTGTACTATTTTTGTAGAATATATGTtgttatatataacaaaaaattatattataaatttattattattattctatttttttttttgtaaatataattttggaaagaTGGTGTTATCTGCATCAAATACGCTCTATATTCTTTTTAtaactgttttcttttttatatataattttccatatagattataatgccAGATAAACAGATGcatgaatataataaattaattaaaagcaaaaaaaatgaattaaacaCAGCTTTAACATCAATAGTAGCAGTAGTAGCAGGTAACATGGGGAAACCATACATGTGAAGATAGAGAGCTAATCAAACTATCAAAGGCTTGGAGACATGAGCATCGTTGTCGGTCTCTGTCTTATATTCTATTAAAGTTGAATCCCAAATGGAAGTATGATGGGCTACGTACCAAGCTTACCCCTAATAAAAGGCTAGGATAGCTCGGTGGGCCCTACCAGttctttttaatcaataataatactttatttcGCCGACATGGTTTTGGATTTGGTTGGAAACTGCAATATGAACTCCAGAAAAATAAGAGCCGGGGACAGATTTTGATGGGATAATTACTTTAATTTTGTAATACAACTTtgaagcattaaaaaaaatataaaagataaagaTCAATACTTATCCCTTCCAATTGCAAAAGagcctttattttatttttgtgctaCATATTTTATCTACATGATATCCTTATTCTTTTCCGTCtatatattgtaaattatttgcccaattgatttatgattgactgtaaataaataaacaaaccttAAGCTGACTGAAACTATATTATTCTTTAATAAATTAGCCatgtttatcaaattaatataaaaaaaaaaaatggccacCTCCAACGTAATTTATCAAGAAGCTTATTTATCTATGGA includes the following:
- the LOC107419897 gene encoding aspartyl protease family protein At5g10770 isoform X2; this encodes MSIHQNMKNNKRSVLKVVEKHGPCSQLYKDETTRAPTPAEILEQDQDRVNSIQSRLSKKPIETDATTIPAKSGETIGSGNYIVTVGLGTPKRDLSLIFDTGSDITWTQCQPCNASKCYKQHEPLFDPSKSTSYTSFSCRSQQCLQLALSKGRTQGCSTPTSPCIYGVRYGDGSYTVGYFSKERITIQQSDVFDNFLFGCGHNNQGLFVGAAGLLGLGRSTLSFVEQTAQKYNRIFSYCLPPTSSSTGFLSFGKDNEVSGDVNYIPLSTVSRSYSFYGLPLEGISINGRRVSIPASVFSSSGAIIDSGTVITRLPATAYSAFRSEFRQQMEDYTLTTPAESLLDTCYDFSGNDNVKIPQISLLFGGGNAVELDSNGVFYALSDSQVCLAFAGNSDDSDITILGNVQQRRLEVVYDVGGGRLGFRSAAC
- the LOC107419897 gene encoding aspartyl protease family protein At5g10770 isoform X1, producing MASSFPSYLLFAFLLSLFLINNVFCLEKNFGFDGKATSGSHHQTRHGLNLSSLLPVTICSPSTKVKNNKRSVLKVVEKHGPCSQLYKDETTRAPTPAEILEQDQDRVNSIQSRLSKKPIETDATTIPAKSGETIGSGNYIVTVGLGTPKRDLSLIFDTGSDITWTQCQPCNASKCYKQHEPLFDPSKSTSYTSFSCRSQQCLQLALSKGRTQGCSTPTSPCIYGVRYGDGSYTVGYFSKERITIQQSDVFDNFLFGCGHNNQGLFVGAAGLLGLGRSTLSFVEQTAQKYNRIFSYCLPPTSSSTGFLSFGKDNEVSGDVNYIPLSTVSRSYSFYGLPLEGISINGRRVSIPASVFSSSGAIIDSGTVITRLPATAYSAFRSEFRQQMEDYTLTTPAESLLDTCYDFSGNDNVKIPQISLLFGGGNAVELDSNGVFYALSDSQVCLAFAGNSDDSDITILGNVQQRRLEVVYDVGGGRLGFRSAAC